Genomic DNA from Rhinoraja longicauda isolate Sanriku21f unplaced genomic scaffold, sRhiLon1.1 Scf001523, whole genome shotgun sequence:
atcaatcctcttctaacttctaaatgttgtgagagtcactgcttccactgcctcgagcagtgtgtttcagattccaactaccctctcttgaaaaagttattttcagatctctaaatcttttcccacttctcCTAAAAGTGAGCCATCTAGTTTCCTACTATCTGCTCTGTCTCTTACTCTCATACCTTTGTGCATGTCCACCGGGTCCCCTTCAGCCTCCTCAACTCCCGGGAAAGCTAACGCTGTCTATCCAGTCGTTCCTCATAATTCAGGTGCCTAATCCTAGATCAGAATTAtacagttctccaggtgtggcctgaccAATAGATAAAGTTGTAACACTGTTCTTATTTAGTGCCTGACAAATGAAGGGAAATATTGTGCACACCTGTGCTGGCAACCTTGTGTACTGCACACCTGCAATCCTTGGGTTTGAACACCAATGTTTGTCTGTTCAATggtttaggtggcacagtggtacaactagtAAAGCTACCACCACACGGCTCCAGTaacccctggttcaatcctgatatctgcctctgcctgtgtttgtacattctccctgttattcTGTGGGCTTCCCAAGGGTGCTCTagattcttcccacattcaaaagatgtgtgagggctacgttaattggctgctataaattaaGGGGGAGAATCTATGGGGCAATTGATCATAAAATGGGTGCttggtggtcagtgcagactcagtaagCCAAATAACTGACTGCTGTGCTGTACCTTCATATGAGTCAAATCTCCAACCCACTGgatcccctcccacggacactctccccaccattctgccccatcacccattctgccccatcacccactctccccaccactctcccccatcacccactctcccccatcacccactctccccatccccacccctcctatggacactctgccccatcacccactctccccacccccttcccacccttcaACGGACACTCACACCACCCACTCTCTAcacccctcccacggacactctCATCACCCACTCTACACCCCTCCCActgacactctcccccatcacccactctccccatccatgGACACTGTGCCTCATCgcccactctccccaaccccacccctcctgtggacattctcccccatcacccctcccctcccactgacactctcccccaacactcactctctccaccccctccccacccacggacactctccctcatcacccaccctccctgcccccacccctcctatggacattctcccccatcatcgctcccctcccatggacattctccttcatcacccactctccccacccccacccccaccatggacatcacccactctccccacccccacccctacccctacccctccccttccaactggacaaataatgttttggttcctggtcttcagactggagaaaggtcctgatctgaaaagtcatcagtccattttctccctgcagatactgtctggtctgctaagttcctccaccaacttgtttttaacttcctctaaacatttctatccatatgcctgtccaaatgtcttttaaatccatctctaCATGACCTCTGTCAGCTTATTCCGTAAATGTAGCACCGTCTGtgtggaaaagattgccccttaggtcccctttaaatctttcccctttcaccttaaacctatgccctcatgttttagacaccccaaccctgggaaagcagtcactttattgccttcttcgctccagtgaaaacagcctcagcctgtccagtccctccatatcattcaatccctcctgtccctgttacatcctcatgaatctcttctgtaccctttccaacttaatgacgggGTTCCCATCGTTGAAATTATTCCTATATATTTAGTTGGAATAATTCCTGTAGTTGGGTGACTGGAACTTTGCACAatagtccaagtgtggtctcaccaccaatatcattcaaagacagtttctgtttctccttcaaTCCATCTTTCAGCTCTGCACTCTTGAAAACTCTTCATATTGAAACATTGCTGTTCCTAATCTCTTTCCACAGGCCCCATGAATGGGAGGCACACGGTAAGCCTGCTACTCAGACATTAACAGTGCGTGAGTACTTTGAGAAAGGTCTGAACTACTACAGGTGAGGACCTGATGTGTGTATCTCACTGACATacagccccaccaccaccatccacgggaggagagagagacaaaatgaggaagggtggcagagagacaaatatatggaagaagatagacagaggcagggagatggagagagagagagatggaaggagggagaggaggaggacggacagagagagagtctGAGGGAGAAGTGATGGAGAGAGTAAGAGTGACAGAGGGGGGGACAATGAGAAGGAGAGGGGATTGAGGACAGAGCACAAAGAGATGGGATGGAAAAGATGGAGAGTTCAAGGAGAGAGCAACAGTGTgtgagtggcagagagagagtgggagataaaggatgcagcgagggaaagagagaagggggagatgcacagatgcctgacaaaacaaacagatgtgggaaacaggcagacacaggaagatagatagatagttacagatagatgtgtgaaaagaggggaggaggacagatgtgaagagatggagagctatacaggcagggagaaagagatggatgggtagagggagaggcagaatatAGATCATATAGACAGAgagctatgcagcatggaaacagggccttcagcacctcttccatGCTAACCAAAGTGTTCACCTCGAGCCACACCCATTaggttgcgtttggcccatactcctctaaacctttccaatccatgtacctgtccgtataactttgaaatattgttattgtactcgctcctcccacctcttctggcagctcatttcatactcccaccaccctcagatctcttttaaatctttcccctctcatcgaaAATCTAGTTTTACACTCTCCCGcccttgggaaaagactgtgatcatccacatgatcgaagttccctgtgttacaccctgcattgttccaggcctatcagtacaatgcagcacaggaacaggccctttggcccacaatgtcagtgctgttcatgatgccaagataaactaatctcctccacctgcacatgatccacatccctccattccctgcatatccatgtacttatttaaaggcctcaaatgccactattgtatctgcctccaccaccaccctcagcagtgtgttccaggcacccaccactctcctttaaactttgccactctcactttaaagctttgccctctgctcGAGTCTGGTCCTTATAAATTAAACCCTCCGTAGCATTATCTGCAGAGGAATCTTGAGGAGCAAGTCTATAGTTTACTGAAAGTGGAAGCACAACATGGATAGGGAGGTAAAGAAGGCAGACAGCTTgcttaccttcatcagtcagatgtgGGTTTTAGAATCAggtgatcatgttgcagctttataaactatggtcagggcacatttggagtattgtgtgcagtattgtgtgggggggggggaagaggggggaataaaagagaaatgagggatctggggatgggagatgagcacactgaggaaggaaaatggtggGGTGTGAAGGGGCAGATGGGAGATAGTGAAATAAATGGGCTGCACCGGGTGTAGGAGGGGGGAACGGAAACGAGAGAGGGCATGGGGGTATTACTTgatattggtgaattcaatgttcataccattgggttgtgaaccTGTGTAGATGGACAGAGAGCTGCACAATGCAACAGGAACACAGATCAGTTTTTGTTCACAAATCGTTGCTACTCTCCAATGTGATTGTGtgccagagagggagagtgtgtggagaGGTGGGAATACTGAGAGGGAGCACATGGGTTAATGGGGATTAAGCAGAgagggtgaggaatgtggggacggtatgttggtgagggggaggaagggatacaATAATTTGTATTTACTTATGAGCGATGAATGTTGATGTGCAGCGGAAACAAAACTTCTTTGTTTTTGTTGCAGACGTGTGGAAAGTTGTGCAAAAGTAATACCAAAGGTATGTAATGCTCAATTAATGGTTCTTTGTTGCAAGGTGTTTGTGTTGTGAGACAGGGACCTAATGttaccaatgtacaggagtcctCGGCGCCGTCTCTTCCGTATTcccccccccgtgtcatatctcccccccccccccgtgtcatatctcccccccccccccccccccccccccgtgtcatatctcctcccccccatgtcgtgtgtcccacccccacccacgcataaaatgttacaaaaactcattggagtctcttgcatcttatctgccagaggtcTGCCAGGCCTTCTTTTTTGCCCTTTAGTTTTCCTTTACGAAcatcatttacaaggatgttatcatatcatatatcatatcatatatatacagccggaaacaggccttttcggcctccaagtccgtgccgcccagcgatccccgtacattaacactatcctacacccactagggacaatttttacatttacccagccaattaacctacatacctgtacgtctttggagtgtgggaggaaaccgaagatctcggagaaaacccacgcaggtcacggggagaacgtacaaactccttacagtacagcacccgtagtcaggatcgaacctgagtctccggcgctgcattcgctgtaaagcagcaactctaccgctgcgctaccgtgccgtgccaagacttgagggcctgagctacagggagtgattgggcagtctaggactttattccctggaatgcaggaggatgaggaatgaactTACAGAGGAgtgagtataagatcatgagtggaatagataaggtcttttacccagagtagggaaattaagAATCAGAAGCCATAGGATTagggtgataggggaaagatttaataggaacctaaggggcaactttttcacacagagggtggtgggaaaatggaatgttgggtatatggatgggtacatggataatgaaggagggatatgggccaagtgcaagtaggtgggactagtataacaatcaaacaatctcctagatgttctagtggccagagatcctagggtgacggaggaactgaaggaacattaggtagaaaatggtgttgggtagactgatgggactgaaagctgataaatcccctgagcctgatggtctgcatcccaggatacttaaggaggtggctcttgaaattgtggacgcattggtgatccttttccaatgttctatagattcaggataagttcctgtggattggagggtagctaatgttatcccacttttaagaaaggagggagagagaaaacaggaaattatagaccagttagtctgacatcagtggtggggaagatgctggagtcaattataaaagatgaaattgcggagcatttggatagcagtaacaggatcgttccgagtcagcatggatttacgaaggggaaatcatgcttgactaatcttctggaattttttgaggatgtaactaggaaaattgacaggggagaaccggtggatgtggagactttcagaaagcgttcgacaaggtcccacataggagattagtgggcaaaattagagcacatggttttgggggtagggtactgacatggatggaaaattggttggcagacagaaagcaaggagtggggataaatgggtccctttcagaatagcaggcagtgactagtggggtaccgcaaggctcggtgctgggaccgcagctatttaatatatacattaatgacttggatgaagggattaaaagtaccattagcaaatttgcagatgatacaaagctgggtggtagtgtgaactgtgaggaagatgttatgaggttgcagggtgacttggacaggttgtgtgagtgggcggatgcatggcagatgcagtttaatgtggatatgtgtgaggttatccactttggtggcaagaataggaaggcagattattatccgaatggtgtcaagttaggaaaaggtgacgtacaacaagatctgggtgtcctagtgcatcattcactgaaaggaagcatgcaggtacagcaggcagtgaagaaagccaatggaatgttggccttcataacaagaggagttgagtataggagcaaagaggtccttctgcagttgtacagggcccaagtgagaccgcacctggagtactgtgtgcagttttggtctccaaatttgaggaaggatattcttgctattgagggcatgcagcgtaggtttgctaggttaattcccggaatggtgggactatcatatgttgaaagactggagtggctaggcttgtatacaccggaattcagaaggatgagaggggatcttatcgaaacatataagattattaaggggttggacaccttagaggcaggaaacatgttcccaatgttggggtagtccagaaccagaggccagtttaagaataaggggtaggccatttagaatggagatgaggaaaaactttttcagtcagagagttgtaaatctgtggaattctctgcctcagaaggcagtggaagccaattctctgaatgcattcaagagagagctagatagagctcttaaggatagcggagtctgggggtgtggggagaaggcaggaacggggtaccgattgagaatgatcagccatgatcacattgaatggcggtgctggctcgaagggccgaatggcctactcctgcacctattatctactgtctaatatagatggggcatattggtcagcatgggcaggttgtgcctatgggcctgtttctgtgctgtgtgattccattACTATAAATATGCCCTCCAGTCCGctacattctccagggatacgcTTTGTCCCAGCCACCTGGACCTGATCcaagcctcctttttcctgacctttTCAGGATGTTTCTGCAACTTCAATTACCTTTTGTGCTTTCCTTTGCTGATACTGTAGTGGGATgttgaacctgaaatgttacatctgtttctttccccataaacgttacctgacttgctgaggttatttattgttttctattttatttagatttccagCCAATCCGTCATCCAGTAATACGTGCTGATGTAATGTGCTCGGAGCACTTCCCTCTCCGCGTTTCATTAGTTTGTCATCGTCTTTTCTGTCTGAAGGATCATAGCTGGTCAGTCCACTCCTGGTAACCTCCACTTTCCTTTGTTCACAGAAAGCCGAAGCATGCTTCAGAAAGCTATCAATTGTGAAAGATTGCGTAAGTATCAGGTCCTGATGAAAAAAGCTCACAACCAGCCCATAATCCATGTTCCCCTTGATATCCAGAAATCTAGTAATCTCTGTTGTGAATGCCCTCAGTGGCTGAGCTCCCACACCCCTGTGTGATGAAATCTACAGAATCGCCACCTATGAGGATGGGgatttttttcttatctcagtgcTCAACAGCCTGTCCCAACTTGCAATCCCAACAACCCCCTACTTCTACACTTCTCAACTAGAGGAACCAACATTACAATAAATCCCCTCCCAAAGCCTATAATGGATATGCAAATCATCACGAGGTTATTACTCATTATTTTCCACTCGAGAGGACAGGCccagtctgcttaatctctcctcaggACAAAATCACTCTGGTCCAAATGTACCACAACAAGTTCACCCTGAGCTGCAACCCCTTAAAATTACaacagatttagacaatagacaatagacaataggtgcaggagtaggccattcggccctttgagccagcaatgccattcaatgtgatcatggctgatcattcacaatcagtaccccgttcctgccttctcctcataccccctgactccgctatcttgaaagcagccagagaattgtcctccactgccttccgaggcagagaattccactgatttacaactctctgaatgaaaaagtatttcctcatatccgttctaaatggcttaccccttgttcttaaactgtggcccctggttctggactcccccaacattggaggtCCCCTggttctgcctctaatgtgtctaatgtgtctaatcctttaataatatatgtttcaataagaccgcctctcatcctaaattccagcgtatacaggcctagtcgctccagtctttcaacatacgatagtcccaccgtttcggaatttacctagtgaatctttgctgcacgccctcaatagcaataatgtcctgcactgtaaggagtttgtacgttctccccgtgaccggcgtgggttttctccgagatcttcggtttcctcccacactccaaagacgtacaggtatgtaggttaattggctgggtaaaatgtaaaaattgtccctagtgggtgtaggatagtgttaatgtacggggatcgctgggcggcacggacttggtgggccgaaaaggcctgtttccggctgtatatatatgatatgatatgatatgatgaatgtccttcctcaaatttggagaccaaaattccacacagaactccaggtgtggtctcactagggccctgtacaactgcagaaggacctctttgctcctatactcaactcctcttgtcttaaaggccaacatgccattagctttcttcactgcctgctgtacctgcatgctaactttaagtgactgatgaccaaggacacccagatctctttgtacttccccatttcctaacttgacaccattcagacaataatctgccttcctgttctttccatcaaagtggataacctcacatttatccaccttaaactgcatctgccatgcatccgcccactcacacaacctgtccaaatcaccctgcatcctcatagcatcttcctcacagttcacactgccacccagctttgtatcatctgcaaatttgctaatggtacttttaatcccttcatccaagtcattaatgtacttcgcaagaatggcgttggagagagaactgAGGGCGACAGGAGGAGAgtcataccgtgcggaaacacgcccttcggcccaacttgcccacaccaaccaacatgtcccatctacactggccccacctgcctatgtttggcccatatctctctaaacctgtcctatccatgcacctgtccaaatgtttcttaaacattgtgatactacctgcctctactacctccggcagctcattccatacatccacaacctgtgtgaaagttacccctaggttcctattaaatttcccccccctcaccttaaaactatgtcctctggttcttgattcccctacactgggcaagaggctcagtatgtctacccaatctattcctctcatgattttgtacacctctataagatcacccctcatcctcctgcgctccaatgaatagagtcctagcttgctcaacctccatATAATtacgactcataaatctcaggcccttgaatcctggcaagattcttgtaaatcttctctgcaccctttccagcttgacaccatcttgccTAATACCTAATCAATGTCTGATATAAATGCAAcaggacttcccaacttctatacttaatactctgacagatgaaggccagtgtgccaaaaacctttttgaccaccttatctacttgtgttgccactttcaacaaattatgtacctgcactcctagatcttccttctctacaactctccccagagaCTTACCGttgactgtgtagatcctgcccattttagtcttcccaaaatgcaacacctcacatttctctgtattgaattccatcaaccattcctcagccctcctggccaaccgatcaagatcctgctgcaattattGACAACTGTGGCAACGCGTCgagaaaggcccgaaataaaggcaaggagccgggtatttcgggaggtttgattttattacgtttgctagaccggtcaagtctgccagagtgaaatcgcgcccaaaacctcgtcctttataaccgtagcaaagggccgcccccctgaaccggtccattcccgtgccgaggggtcggtagtggtatggccagacccttgggagccgccacaggacccccccccctagaaccggaggcacgaaacgcactggtggtcgcactacccgaccggaccgcgtacgaaaatcggccaacagaggggccggcggaggcacagttggagggacaggtggtgggacccgcaaagaggGGCAACCTCGtgaccgaggctgggcaacccgttggtcgatgtccaagtgggccggcttcaagcggtcaattgacatggcctccggccggccccccatgtccaagacaaaggttgtctgtccgtgctccagcacccggtacgggccctcataaggcctctggagcggcgtccggtgggcgtcacggcgcaggaacacatgggtgcagtcccggagggccgatggcatgaAAAGGCGGAATGTACCATGTCGGGACGTCGGcacaggtgcgagcttgccaactcgctctcgaaggcgctgtagttaagctccatcttaactatctacaataccacccacttttgtgttatctgcaaacttgctaatcatgtacattctcatccaaatcaatgatatagatgacaaacagcaatgggcccaccaccaaaccctgaggcacaccaccagtcacaggcctcgagTCCGAAaagaaaccttccaccatcagcttctgcttccttccatgaagccaattttctatccatccagctatctctccttagatcacatgtgatctaaccttccagatgttccaggtgttCCGGATGTGGCCTTCATTATATCGGTGACACAAAGCATAGATTCAGCGACTGTTTTGCCGGACACTTGAGCTCGACCCACCAAAGATGATTGGATTTCCCAGTTACTAACCACattaaccccccttcccattccaacactgacttttctgtcctgtgcttcctccattgccagagtgaggccagacacaaactagaggaacagtgcCTCAAATTCCACGGGTCACTTACAACCTAATAATAtggacatttaattctccaatttgggtaacttaccaaactcccccaccttcttccccccttccttccccccagtccatctctcttccctgtgctacaCCTGGACTCATAACCATTTCtctctcacccatttccttccaactacattccttcctctagcttcacaattttcaactcACCCTCTGGACTTTATTCGACCATTCGCTGATCAAAAAACATTCGTCTGAATCCACCCGTGACtcataggctttgtcctgcccctcctctcatccaacttccttcccaccccacccacccccacccccaaaatcagtccaaagaagtgtcccaacctgaaaccttaaTGTCTTTCGAAGTTGCAACAGGCAGGAATGAAAAAGAGGACCCAGTTGATATGTATTTGGACTCAGAGGCCTTTAATAAAGTGGAGTATAGgaggttattaaacaaaatttacaTGCTCGGCCATGAGGATAATATACGAGCCAGGACTTGGTCAACTGAGAGAAGATGGAGTAGGATAAAATGGGTCATTTTTTGGGCTGGGTGGCTGTGACCAGGAATGATGCTGGATTAATGCTGGGCCCAGCTGCTCACAATTGATATCCCTGAATTGTATTAGAAGATCAGGTTGGATAtgtccaagcaaaacacaaactgctggaggaactcagcatcagtggaggcagagggatggtgccTGTTTGGGGTCAGGATCCTGCACCAGCTCACTGCATGATGTATCCAAGGTAGCTGACGATACCAAGCCAGGATTATGCAGAGACATCGGGCAGAACATGGCGGATGGAAAATAATGTGGAGAAAGTTGGAGAATTTTAAATGGTGGGAAATTGaaaggtgttggtgttgggagaGGTCCAAGTATGGGGTTCTTGCACACCAACCACTGAAAGTTCACATGTAGGGTAGTGAGCTATTTGTTGTGTGTTGGGCTTTATTTTAAGAGGATTGCTCCAATTAtatggggcactggtgagacagcacctggaatatgtacagatctgctgtacctgcctgaggAAAGATTACCCTCAATGGAAGGTGAGCCGCATTGCTTCAGCAGGTTGAATGGTGGGTTTGGATGGGGTCTGGCTGCTCCTCTGtagagagaacgaacaaacttggTCTAAACTCTAGTtccaagaatgagaggtgatctcattgaaacacaaatTTTTACTGGATTTGATATGAATTTGATGTTTCCATTGCCTACAGTCTGAAATACAATTATCCCCCACTCTCAGCCGCCGGTCCATGCTGCTACCCAATCTTTAACCCCCTCTGGCCCAgtttcacactgccttgagggtaGGACTTCATCAAGCCCCTGAAAGCCCTCTCAAAGATTGAATAGATGGAGgatggcaggagagagggagagcagaagatacgggggggggggggggggggaaggggattgaCAACAGCAGAGAAGTTTCAGGCGAGGAACTCCAGTGATCTGGgatgtgctgcctgaatggagctCAGTAGATTCACAGCAATGGGCAAAGGGAACTGGAGAAAGTCTGGActgtggggaggaatggggagtgaGACTCAGCAAGGAGCTCCACCATCAAGCTGGAACAagcctgatgggccgagtggactCCTGTCATTCACCGATTCTCAAATCCAATCTGGAATTccagagggggagggatgtgggacttGTTCCCACCCTGTGCCTGGCTCTCCCTCTCCACGGTTCAATAG
This window encodes:
- the LOC144591709 gene encoding ribonuclease T2-like isoform X1; translation: MDPYNYNKIKSLQPDLDKVWPELSGKDTLWPHEWEAHGKPATQTLTVREYFEKGLNYYRRVESCAKVIPKKAEACFRKLSIVKDCIIIRKESSGQRIITEARLYLK